The nucleotide window GGCAATTATTGGGCTACTTTTTATGGCCGTCAAAAGAGCGTGGGTGTTAAAACAAAATCCCGGTGACGGTAAAATGAAAGAGATTTCAGATCACATATACGAAGGCGCTTTAGCCTTTCTAAAAGCCGAATATCGATTGCTGGCTGTTTTTGTACTGATAGCAAGTGCAGTATTGGCTGGAATCACTTTTATTCCAGGAGTTAAAACACATTTATTAATCGTAGTTGCTTTCATATTTGGAGCGTTTTTCTCTGCATTGGCAGGAAATATGGGAATGAAAATCGCAACAAAAACCAATGTAAGAACAACTCAGGCAGCACGTAGCAGCTTACCACAAGCCCTAAAAGTTTCTTTTGGCGGAGGAACAGTAATGGGATTAGGCGTTGCTGGATTGGCCGTTTTAGGACTAACAGCTTTCTTTATTATTTTCTTCCAAATATTCATGAACGGACAATGGACTTCTACAGAAGACATGACGGTGGTTCTGGAAACATTGGCAGGTTTTTCTTTGGGAGCAGAATCCATTGCATTGTTTGCCCGTGTAGGGGGTGGAATTTACACCAAAGCAGCCGACGTAGGTGCCGATTTAGTTGGAAAAGTAGAGGCTGGTATCCCAGAAGACGACCCTCGTAATCCGGCAACAATTGCTGATAATGTGGGTGACAATGTGGGTGATGTTGCTGGAATGGGAGCCGATTTGTTTGGCTCGTATGTTGCAACCGTTTTAGCCGCAATGGTTCTTGGAAATTATGTAATAAAAGACATGGGTGGAAAAATCGAAGATGTATTCGGAGGAATTGGCCCCATTTTATTACCAATGGCTATTGCCGGTTTTGGAATATTGTTCTCTATAATTGGAACGATGCTCGTTAAAATAACAGATGAAAACGCCAAAGAAGCACAAGTTCAAAAAGCATTAAATATCGGAAACTGGGTTGCAATTGTTTTAACAGCTATCTCTTGTTATTTCTTAACACAATATATGTTGCCTCACACGATGAAAATGACTTTCTTTGGCGAAGGCTCAAAAGAAATTTCATCTATATATGTATTCTATGCCACACTAATTGGTTTAATTGTCGGTGGAGCCATTTCATCGGTAACCGAATATTATACAGGTTTAGGAACAAAACCAGTAATGGCGATTGTTCAAAAATCGAGTACCGGTGCAGCAACAAACGTAATTGCAGGATTGGCAACTGGAATGATTTCTACTTTCCCAACAGTTTTATTGTTTGGGGCAGCTATTTGGTCATCTTATGCTTTGGCAGGATTCTACGGGGTGGCTTTGGCAGCATCAGCAATGATGGCAACAACCGCTATGCAATTAGCAATCGATGCTTTTGGTCCAATATCCGATAATGCCGGTGGAATTGCCGAAATGAGTGAATTACCGAAAGAAGTTCGTACCAGAACCGATATTTTGGATTCTGTTGGAAATACAACTGCTGCAACAGGTAAAGGGTTTGCGATTGCTTCGGCTGCATTGACTTCTTTGGCTTTGTTCGCAGCTTATGTAACTTTTACCGGAATTGACGGAATCAATATTTTCAAAGCGCCAGTTTTAGCAATGTTATTTATTGGAGGAATGATACCCGTTGTTTTTTCGGCTTTGGCAATGAACTCTGTAGGTAGAGCAGCAATGGATATGGTGTACGAAGTACGTCGTCAGTTCAAGGAAATTCCAGGAATTATGGAA belongs to Flavobacterium gilvum and includes:
- a CDS encoding sodium-translocating pyrophosphatase — protein: MNSIMIYVPIIMAIIGLLFMAVKRAWVLKQNPGDGKMKEISDHIYEGALAFLKAEYRLLAVFVLIASAVLAGITFIPGVKTHLLIVVAFIFGAFFSALAGNMGMKIATKTNVRTTQAARSSLPQALKVSFGGGTVMGLGVAGLAVLGLTAFFIIFFQIFMNGQWTSTEDMTVVLETLAGFSLGAESIALFARVGGGIYTKAADVGADLVGKVEAGIPEDDPRNPATIADNVGDNVGDVAGMGADLFGSYVATVLAAMVLGNYVIKDMGGKIEDVFGGIGPILLPMAIAGFGILFSIIGTMLVKITDENAKEAQVQKALNIGNWVAIVLTAISCYFLTQYMLPHTMKMTFFGEGSKEISSIYVFYATLIGLIVGGAISSVTEYYTGLGTKPVMAIVQKSSTGAATNVIAGLATGMISTFPTVLLFGAAIWSSYALAGFYGVALAASAMMATTAMQLAIDAFGPISDNAGGIAEMSELPKEVRTRTDILDSVGNTTAATGKGFAIASAALTSLALFAAYVTFTGIDGINIFKAPVLAMLFIGGMIPVVFSALAMNSVGRAAMDMVYEVRRQFKEIPGIMEGTGKPEYAKCVDISTKAALREMMLPGVLTIGFPIAIVLLGKLVYGGNNQLIAEMLGGYMAGVTVSGVLWAVFQNNAGGAWDNAKKSFEAGVMINGEMTYKGSDAHKAAVTGDTIGDPFKDTSGPSMNILIKLTCLIGLVMAPILGNGNSHMDAHGSCEKKEIMMKHCIMGEAKMMMGKCDMSKIAKMTKEECAKMCDSLKCTPEQKEMCLSHYDKDGKFIEQKGKTCCELKGEVQKEVKVHLVHLNGKAKATVTTSENGKENVQVFEGTLDEVKAKVDALK